In Pecten maximus chromosome 10, xPecMax1.1, whole genome shotgun sequence, one genomic interval encodes:
- the LOC117335943 gene encoding sulfotransferase family cytosolic 1B member 1-like gives MMKYYQKYQCRKEKYINVFVMRKGFNNAKRTKVVTNIHSVFYEDLKKNPFGEIERLAAFLNKELSPQLIQDIADRCSFKNLADATTSGKKGEDIIQKISKDKTNFIFRKGTTGDWKNWFTVAQNEMFDLMLEGELKDTGLKFTYEL, from the exons ATGATGAAATACTATCAGAAGTATCAGTGCAGGAAGGAGAAGTATATAAACGTTTTTGTCATGCGTAAAGGCTTCAATAAT GCGAAACGGACAAAAGTAGTAACAAATATCCATAGCGTGTTCTACGAAGACTTGAAAAAG AATCCATTTGGAGAAATAGAACGTCTGGCAGCCTTTTTGAACAAAGAATTAAGCCCTCAGCTTATACAGGATATTGCCGACCGATGTTCATTTAAAAATCTTGCAGACGCTACAACGTCAGGCAAAAAAGGGGAGGACATTATCCAAAAAATTTCAAAGGataaaacaaatttcattttcagaaaag GTACAACAGGGGACTGGAAGAATTGGTTCACTGTCGCACAAAATGAAATGTTCGATCTAATGCTGGAAGGGGAGTTGAAAGATACCGGTCTAAAGTTCACCTATGAATTATAA
- the LOC117335515 gene encoding sulfotransferase family cytosolic 1B member 1-like — protein sequence MTNSGNNFFIFCIMYITFFCVCMCVIILICVGTHWLHEIVSMILQEGAEYTSGHKMNVMMECTNIEELNDRPSPRFLNTHVAFRHIPKKHVDNGYKIIHVSRNPKDVMVSFYNHIKNDPMAVCTEEDFPGTWNYFIQDMCSNKHNLYGGFVNYERVWEEAKQTNKATNIHSVFYEDMKKNPVGEIQRLTAFLNKELSPQLIQDIADRCSFKNLADATTSGKKGEDIFPKISKDKTNFIFRKGTTGDWKNWFTVAQNEMFDLMVEGELKDTGLKFTYEL from the exons ATGACAAATTCAggaaataacttttttattttttgtataatgtatattaccTTCTTTTGCGTTTGCATGTGCGTAATAATTCTAATTTGTGTAGGGACACATTGGTTGCACGAGATCGTGTCGATGATTCTACAGGAAGGAGCTGAGTATACCAGTGGGCACAAAATGAATGTCATGATGGAATGTACCAACATTGAAGAATTAAATGATCGTCCTTCGCCACGTTTCCTCAATACCCACGTGGCATTTCGTCACATCCCAAAGAAACACGTAGATAACGGATACAAAATCATTCATGTATCAAGAAACCCAAAGGATGTGATGGTATCATTTTATAACCACATCAAAAATGATCCGATGGCAGTCTGTACAGAAGAAGATTTTCCTGGAACTTGGAACTACTTTATACAGGATATGTGTTCAAACAAACACA ATTTATATGGGGGTTTTGTCAATTACGAACGAGTATGGGAGGAAGCGAAACAGACAAACAAAGCAACAAATATCCATAGCGTGTTCTACGAAGACATGAAAAAG AATCCAGTTGGAGAAATACAACGCCTGACAGCGTTTTTGAACAAAGAATTAAGCCCTCAACTTATACAGGATATTGCCGACAGATGCTCATTCAAAAATCTTGCTGACGCTACAACTTCTGGCAAAAAAGGAGAGGATATATTCCCGAAAATTTCAAAGGATAAAACAAATTTCATATTCAGAAAAG GTACAACAGGGGACTGGAAGAATTGGTTCACTGTCGCGCAAAATGAAATGTTCGATCTAATGGTGGAAGGGGAGTTGAAAGATACTGGTCTAAAATTCACATATGAACTATAA
- the LOC117335511 gene encoding uncharacterized protein LOC117335511 — translation MTTNMANALNGKIFMRIFCTLALFMFPDRTVQADSTAKTTTADDQLVMLTKRMSELELSYSRDVGELTKRVQELSDLREIDKREMTRLNQQVRKLQLLHVKHVHKTSILTQRIEEIDRRCDEYEQVDISKQIPTPSENELPRYNTSVIPLSSNAKPRETMITGNDRSTSRKNLRSKFSERSGRSQSRPTRLINRVSSVEDNVAFHAILANTISDPSTNHPVIYNQLMFNTGGANYSTNTGVFRCPSAGIYVFSWSIFVRKNQYIYTELVRNNDGIGSSLAGEDTISYTAGSATAATHLEVGDEVWVRVCGHESGSDVLANLSMFTGFRL, via the exons ATGACAACAAATATGGCAAACGCCCTCAATGGCAAAATATTCATGCGAATATTTTGCACATTGGCTTTATTTATGTTTCCAGACAGAACGGTTCAGGCTGACTCCACTGCCAAAACTACCACTGCTGATGACCAGTTGGTGATGTTGACAAAACGAATGAGCGAGTTGGAACTTTCGTATTCCAGAGATGTGGGCGAGCTTACCAAACGTGTGCAGGAACTCTCGGATTTACGCGAAATTGATAAGCGCGAGATGACGAGGTTGAATCAACAAGTAAGAAAACTACAACTTTTGCACGTAAAACACGTACACAAGACCTCAATTTTGACTCAGCGTATCGAGGAAATCGATCGTCGTTGTGATGAATATGAACAAGTGGATATATCTAAGCAAATACCTACGCCATCAGAAAACGAATTGCCGCGTTATAATACAAGTGTGATACCACTTTCGTCAAATGCCAAACCTCGAGAAACGATGATTACGGGGAATGACAGGTCGACATCTCGTAAAAATCTGAGATCCAAATTTAGTGAGAGGTCGGGCAGGAGCCAGTCCAGGCCAACGAGATTGATTAATCGTGTCA GTTCGGTTGAGGACAATGTGGCATTCCATGCTATCCTTGCAAACACGATATCCGATCCATCCACAAACCACCCGGTGATATACAACCAACTCATGTTCAACACTGGAGGCGCCAACTACAGCACAAATACTGGCGTCTTTAGGTGCCCTAGTGCTGGAATTTATGTTTTCTCTTGGTCCATATTTGTGAGGAAGAATCAGTACATTTATACTGAATTGGTACGCAACAATGACGGGATAGGGTCCAGTTTAGCAGGCGAGGACACAATCAGCTACACAGCAGGATCTGCAACTGCCGCAACACACCTGGAGGTCGGAGATGAGGTATGGGTACGTGTATGTGGCCACGAGAGTGGATCAGATGTATTAGCAAATCTATCCATGTTCACTGGCTTTCGCTTGTGA
- the LOC117335514 gene encoding sulfotransferase family cytosolic 1B member 1-like: MELLSLDPEERENILDILRSKKHPTYDGCMLPKFHPLLANTEKHMEAIRDFDSRESDILLCTFPKAGTHWVHEIVSMILQEGAQYTSGHKINNMLEASNLEELNDRPSPRFLNTHVAFRHIPKKHVDNGYKIIHVSRNPKDVMVSFYNHIKNDPVAACTEEDFPGTWNDYIQDMCSNKHNFYGGFVNYEREWEVAKRTKVVTNIHSVFYEDLKKNPVGEIERLAAFLNKELSPQLIQDIADRCSFKNLADATTSGKKGEDMIPKISKDKTNFIFRKGTTGDWKNWFTVAQNEMFDLMLEGELKDTGLKFTYEL; the protein is encoded by the exons ATGGAGTTATTAAGTCTTGATCCTGAGGAAAGAGAAAACATACTTGATATTTTGAGGAGCAAAAAACATCCTACTTACGATGGCTGTATGCTTCCGAAATTTCACCCGCTATTGGCTAACACTGAAAAACACATGGAGGCAATTAGGGACTTTGACTCAAGGGAATCAGATATACTGCTCTGTACTTTCCCCAAAGCAG GGACACATTGGGTACACGAGATTGTGTCGATGATCCTACAGGAAGGAGCACAGTATACCAGTGGTCATAAAATCAATAATATGCTGGAAGCTAGCAACCTTGAAGAATTAAATGATCGTCCTTCGCCACGTTTCCTCAATACCCACGTGGCATTTCGTCACATCCCAAAGAAACACGTAGATAATGGGTACAAAATCATTCATGTATCAAGAAACCCAAAGGATGTGATGGTGTCATTTTACAACCACATCAAAAATGATCCGGTGGCAGCCTGTACAGAAGAAGATTTTCCTGGAACTTGGAACGACTATATACAGGATATGTGTTCAAACAAACACA ATTTCTATGGTGGTTTTGTCAACTACGAACGAGAATGGGAGGTGGCGAAACGGACAAAAGTAGTAACAAATATCCATAGCGTGTTCTACGAAGACTTGAAAAAG AATCCAGTTGGAGAAATAGAACGTCTGGCAGCCTTTTTGAACAAAGAATTAAGCCCTCAGCTTATACAGGATATTGCCGACCGATGTTCATTTAAAAATCTTGCAGACGCTACAACTTCAGGCAAAAAAGGGGAGGATATGATCCCAAAAATTTCAAAGGataaaacaaatttcattttcagaaaag GTACAACAGGGGACTGGAAGAATTGGTTCACTGTCGCACAAAATGAAATGTTCGATCTAATGCTGGAAGGGGAGTTGAAAGATACCGGTCTAAAGTTTACCTATGAATTATAA